In one window of Methanococcoides methylutens DNA:
- the scpB gene encoding SMC-Scp complex subunit ScpB, protein MNDKEIIEAVLFAAGGAVDTQTLAKVVNKSAKNITPVIQTLMEEYSARDSGMEIVDLGGRYVMQVKPKYTDLVSPVAPKELRAPILRTLSMIAYHQPVVQSELVDMRGNSTYDHIRELKERGFIEAVPHGRTKLLQTTPLFADYFGLSSNDPESIKKRIVDLSRQQSGKEGLDRWLGRKFVGITPMYRSLADLCGIKDYRIINAYNPTEEELESLADVFKLVVSRGYEEKVSKFYDGEIIEVRSTTFGDIIDSINALESVADPEKSKENIELITDLRDRYVSKALVISKKVKPATDMIARIVSDLRLGVSAEGCVIAPDYGTSSEGVNISEGADILVPTHSKVEGDIVDRVCRKYDAIIDGLKDLEK, encoded by the coding sequence ATGAACGACAAGGAGATCATAGAAGCCGTACTTTTTGCGGCAGGGGGAGCTGTTGACACCCAGACGCTCGCGAAGGTCGTTAATAAGTCAGCAAAGAACATCACACCCGTTATCCAGACCCTTATGGAAGAGTATTCAGCAAGGGACTCCGGCATGGAGATCGTCGACCTTGGAGGACGTTATGTGATGCAGGTCAAACCGAAGTATACCGACCTTGTAAGCCCGGTAGCTCCAAAAGAATTGAGAGCCCCGATCCTTCGTACACTTTCCATGATAGCTTACCACCAGCCTGTGGTCCAATCAGAACTTGTGGACATGAGAGGCAATTCAACATACGACCACATACGTGAGCTTAAAGAAAGAGGATTTATCGAAGCAGTGCCTCACGGAAGGACAAAACTGCTCCAGACAACACCGCTTTTCGCAGATTACTTCGGACTTAGTTCCAACGATCCGGAATCCATAAAGAAAAGGATCGTTGACCTTTCCCGGCAGCAGAGCGGGAAAGAAGGGCTTGACAGGTGGCTTGGAAGGAAGTTCGTGGGCATCACCCCCATGTACAGGTCACTTGCGGATCTTTGCGGGATCAAGGATTACAGGATCATCAATGCCTATAACCCCACAGAAGAAGAGCTTGAGAGCCTTGCCGACGTGTTTAAGCTGGTAGTCTCCAGAGGCTATGAGGAAAAGGTCAGTAAATTTTACGACGGAGAGATAATCGAGGTCAGGTCCACTACCTTTGGCGACATAATCGATTCCATAAACGCACTTGAGAGCGTTGCAGATCCTGAAAAATCAAAGGAGAACATCGAACTGATAACAGATCTGCGTGACAGGTATGTGTCAAAGGCGCTGGTCATCAGCAAGAAGGTGAAACCTGCAACAGACATGATCGCACGTATCGTCAGCGACCTGAGGCTTGGAGTTTCTGCCGAAGGTTGTGTCATAGCGCCCGATTATGGTACCTCCAGTGAGGGAGTGAACATCTCCGAGGGAGCCGATATCCTTGTTCCGACACACTCAAAGGTGGAAGGGGACATTGTGGACAGGGTCTGCAGGAAATATGATGCCATCATAGATGGCCTGAAAGATCTTGAAAAATAA
- a CDS encoding TATA-box-binding protein: MTEYNIKIENVVASTKLAEEFDLVKIEAEFEGAEYNKQKFPGLVYRVTDPKAAFLVFTSGKVVCTGAKNVADVHTVIGNMAKKLNGIGIETLADPEITVQNIVASADLKAVLNLNAIAIGLGLENIEYEPEQFPGLVYRIDEPKVVVLIFSSGKLVVTGGKSPENCEEGVEVVRQQLDNMGLL; this comes from the coding sequence ATGACGGAATATAATATCAAGATAGAGAACGTGGTTGCGTCAACCAAACTTGCTGAAGAATTCGACCTTGTAAAGATAGAAGCAGAATTCGAAGGCGCAGAATACAACAAACAGAAGTTCCCGGGACTTGTGTATCGCGTTACCGATCCAAAAGCCGCATTCCTTGTATTCACATCCGGAAAAGTAGTATGTACAGGTGCAAAGAACGTTGCGGATGTACACACCGTTATTGGAAACATGGCAAAGAAACTCAATGGTATCGGAATCGAGACCCTTGCTGACCCGGAAATAACCGTACAGAACATCGTTGCTTCAGCTGACCTTAAAGCAGTGCTCAACCTTAATGCAATTGCTATCGGACTCGGTCTTGAGAACATCGAATACGAGCCGGAACAGTTCCCGGGTCTTGTTTACAGGATCGATGAACCAAAGGTTGTCGTACTGATCTTCAGTTCCGGAAAACTTGTGGTCACAGGTGGAAAATCCCCTGAGAACTGCGAGGAAGGAGTCGAGGTCGTAAGACAGCAGCTTGACAATATGGGACTTTTGTAA
- the aglJ gene encoding S-layer glycoprotein N-glycosyltransferase AglJ — protein MDIQIPLDKNDVCILIPALNEEATIKQLIEDFQAEGFENILVIDGHSHDRTRELAEESGARVVVQEGKGKGQAVQEAFQLIEDPYTVMIDGDGTYLASDIYTVLGPLLEGKADQTIGNRFANYEPEAFTKLNLTGNKVLNKLFGLAYGVWLEDILTGYRGFTRKVIKGLSLNEMGFEIETEITVESVKNEMKVEVVPITYVSRHSAAATKLNPFRDGIKIGKTIIRMARLHNPMFYFGIFGTILTLAGVGTGLYVVNEWLSGVTRIPMTILTALLILTGIQMFVFGMLSDLIVSLHRENMRMLRKNNER, from the coding sequence ATGGATATTCAGATCCCTCTGGACAAGAACGATGTGTGCATCCTCATTCCCGCGCTGAATGAGGAAGCAACTATAAAGCAGCTCATCGAGGATTTCCAGGCAGAAGGATTTGAGAATATCCTTGTCATCGATGGACACAGCCATGATCGCACCCGCGAACTTGCTGAAGAGAGCGGTGCAAGGGTAGTGGTCCAGGAAGGAAAAGGCAAGGGCCAGGCAGTTCAGGAAGCTTTCCAGCTTATCGAGGACCCCTACACCGTCATGATAGACGGTGATGGAACCTACCTTGCAAGTGACATATATACAGTATTGGGACCGCTTCTTGAAGGAAAGGCTGACCAGACTATCGGCAACAGGTTTGCAAATTATGAGCCGGAAGCATTTACAAAATTGAACCTGACAGGCAATAAAGTGCTTAACAAGCTTTTTGGCCTGGCATATGGTGTCTGGCTGGAAGACATCCTTACAGGATACCGCGGTTTCACACGGAAAGTGATCAAGGGTCTTAGCCTCAACGAGATGGGATTCGAGATCGAGACAGAGATCACGGTCGAGAGTGTTAAGAACGAGATGAAGGTAGAGGTCGTGCCTATCACATACGTATCGAGACATTCAGCAGCAGCCACCAAACTCAACCCATTCAGGGACGGGATCAAGATCGGAAAGACCATCATCAGGATGGCAAGATTGCACAACCCGATGTTCTATTTTGGGATCTTCGGCACGATACTGACGCTGGCTGGTGTCGGCACGGGACTTTATGTGGTAAATGAGTGGTTAAGCGGAGTTACCCGCATACCAATGACAATACTGACCGCCCTATTGATACTTACAGGTATACAGATGTTCGTTTTTGGAATGCTGAGCGACCTCATAGTGTCACTACACAGGGAAAATATGCGAATGTTGCGTAAGAACAACGAGCGTTGA